The Saccharopolyspora gregorii genomic interval CCGACGAAACGCAGCCGCCGGGACAGCTGCACCAGGCCGGAGCGCCGCCCGCCCCGCGAGGCGGCCTTGCCTGCGCGTTCCACGAATCCGAGTTCCTGCAACCGGGCCAGCTCCTGACCGATCTTGGAGCGGGACAGCGACACCTGCGCGGCCAGTTCCGCCGCCGCTTGGGCGCCGCCGAACCGCAACGAGGTCAGCAGGCGAGCTTGGTGTGCGTTCTCCGGTTGCACCGACTACCCCACTTCTTGCGCGGAGCGTACGAAGTTCGTCACAGAGTAGGCGAACGTTTTCTCCTGCGGTCAAGGAGAAATCGGCGATGTCCCCCGGATGTCCGCTGCCCGGACGGGTGCAGCCGACCGCGTCCGTTCGGGCGCTGCCCGGGGAATCCGGAATGCGGGGGGAAGAACGCGCCGTCTCGCCCGGAACTCCTCGCCGAGTCCACAGTGGAACGGCAAGGGCGCTGCGGGAACACCGGTCCGGACCGCCGATCGCCGACCAGCGGGCCACCCGCCATCGCGCCGAGCCGCCGCAGCGCCGAAGGATCCCTCGCCGACTGGGCCGAACGCGCCATTCCGCGCAAAACGGACGCGAGTTCCGCGGTGCCCCAGGAGCGGAGAACGGCGCCGCCGTCGAGGTGACGGCGACGCCGGAGTTCCGCGGACGCGCCTACGCCTCGGTGCTGAACGCCGCGTCGAAGGCGACCGCGGGCGGCTCGATCGCCGCCAGCTTCCGGACGAACGCGAGCGCGTCCGGGGCGCCCAGCATCCGGTCCATGCCCGCGTCCTCCCACTCCACCGAGATCGGCCCGGAGTAGCCGATCGCGTTGAGCCCCCGGAAGATCGGCTCCCACGGCACGTCCCCGTGCCCGGTGGAGACGAAGTCCCAGCCGCGCCGCGGATCCGCCCACGGCAGGTGCGAGCCGAGCCGGCCGTTGCGGCCGTTGAACTGCTTCACCGACTCCTTGCAGTCCACGTGGTAGATCCGGTCCTGGAAGTCCCACAGGAACGTCACCGGGTCCAGGTCCTGCCACAGGAAGTGGCTCGGGTCGAAGTTCAACCCGAACGCGGGGCGGTGCCCGATCGCCTCCAGCGCGCGCCGCGTCGTCCAGTAGTCGTAGGCGATCTCGCTCGGGTGGACCTCGTGCGCGAACCGCACCCCCTCCTCGTCGAACACGTCCAGGATCGGGTTCCACCGCTCGGCGAAGTCGGCGTAGCCGCGCTCCACCATCTCCGCCGGGACCGGCGGGAACATCGCCACGGTGTGCCAGATGGAGGAGCCGGTGAACCCGACCACGGTGGACACGCCGAGCTTCGCCGCCGCCCGCGCGGTGTCCTTCAGCTCCTCCGCCGCACGGGTCCGCACGCCCTCCGGTGCACCGTCGCCCCAGATCCGGGACGGCAGGATCCCGCGATGCCGCTCGTCGATCGGGTGGTCGCACACCGCTTGACCCACCAGGTGGTTCGACAGCGTCCACACCTCCAGCCCGTGCGCGGCGAGCAGGTCCAGCCTCCCCTGCACGTAGTCGTCCTCGGCCAACGCCCGGTCCACCTCGAAGTGGTCCCCGGAGCAGGCGATCTCCAGCCCGTCGTAGCCCCATCCGGCGGCCAGCCGGCACACCTCCTCGAACGGCAGGTCGGCCCACTGGCCGGTGAACAACGTGACCGGTCTCGGCATCGTGATCTCCCTTGCTCGACGGCGGGGAAGGAGCACTCACCGGGGGCCGCCGACCTCGCGGCGGAGTCGGTCCACATCGGACCGACCGGGCGCACGGCGCCCCGCATCCCGGGACACCGCCCATCTTGGAGGAGGCGGGGAGCAGATGCCAGGGGCTCAGTGCGCCGTGGGCACCAGTCGGCTCCCGGCGACGCCTTGCCCCAGCATCTCGCCACCCGGATCGAAGGTGACGGCCAGCATGACGTCCATCAAGGTCCCGACCTGCTGGTCCGGCACCGAGGCGCCACCGACCATCCGGACAGGTCGTCCTTGCCTCGGTAGAACGCGTGCAGCGCGCCATTCCCGTCCCGGTGCACACGCGCATCGGATCGCACACCGCCCTCGACGGTCGCGACAGTGCGGCCGTCGGGACGGGGACCGGCCCGAACGCATCCACCATCGAATCCCCCGACTCGACTTCGTCGACACCAGTGAAAGGTGTTGATCACGAGAACACCGCCACAATCGATCACGCCTGCGTCGAACGGCCGATCGCATGCT includes:
- a CDS encoding sugar phosphate isomerase/epimerase family protein, with the translated sequence MPRPVTLFTGQWADLPFEEVCRLAAGWGYDGLEIACSGDHFEVDRALAEDDYVQGRLDLLAAHGLEVWTLSNHLVGQAVCDHPIDERHRGILPSRIWGDGAPEGVRTRAAEELKDTARAAAKLGVSTVVGFTGSSIWHTVAMFPPVPAEMVERGYADFAERWNPILDVFDEEGVRFAHEVHPSEIAYDYWTTRRALEAIGHRPAFGLNFDPSHFLWQDLDPVTFLWDFQDRIYHVDCKESVKQFNGRNGRLGSHLPWADPRRGWDFVSTGHGDVPWEPIFRGLNAIGYSGPISVEWEDAGMDRMLGAPDALAFVRKLAAIEPPAVAFDAAFSTEA